The following are encoded together in the Oreochromis aureus strain Israel breed Guangdong linkage group 18, ZZ_aureus, whole genome shotgun sequence genome:
- the larp6b gene encoding la-related protein 6b encodes MSNLIRSDQLRFQSEDDCEGDVLCLKIKTHLEELFSDSHLAEDGFLLKHVQKNKQGFVSLKLLSSLKKIRTLTKNWHMTLVGALYSDLLEVNDESTKVRRIEPLPKWLMCSPTSKLLLAWNFFEEQSSEDGAARGPEAAELSENVLQKFSIYGRVTSVQILPPGRELPADLQCYGKRHKQLGQHLCAVIKFDSLETVRKAYSALKAEEEKSNGKGMCVVPMGFQSMHHFTEDKSQEEASQVLPEKEENPPEIPENLVQEENSLPTAFFDEPPDTHQPKASTDNPAPQNVDPIFSSCNGQSFPGWNHNDSRMTWNSGDCDKEISQSPWVLKRKLAALKLNRKATGQPSAPSSMQRVIRQPFGPDGTSGFQFRARHREQLDLPGKQ; translated from the exons ATGAGCAATCTGATTAG ATCTGATCAACTGCGCTTCCAAAGTGAAGATGACTGTGAAGGTGATGTGCTGTGTTTGAAGATCAAAACCCATTTGGaggagctcttctctgacagccaCCTGGCAGAGGACGGCTTCCTGCTCAAACATGTGCAGAAGAACAAGCAGGGTTTCGTCAGTCTCAAGCTTCTCAGTTCTTTGAAAAAg ATAAGGACCCTGACCAAAAACTGGCACATGACTCTGGTGGGAGCATTGTACTCAGACCTTCTGGAGGTGAATGATGAGTCCACCAAAGTGAGGCGCATAGAGCCGCTTCCCAAATGGCTGATGTGTTCCCCCACCAGCAAGCTCCTACTCGCCTGGAACTTTTTCGAGGAGCAAAGCAGTGAAGACGGTGCAGCCCGAGGCCCGGAGGCCGCTGAGCTCTCAGAGAATGTGCTCCAAAAGTTCAGCATTTACGGCAGAGTTACTTCAGTCCAGATTCTGCCACCTGGAAGGGAGCTTCCTGCAGACCTGCAGTGCTACGGGAAACGTCACAAGCAGCTTGGCCAGCACTTATGTGCGGTGATCAAGTTTGACAGTTTGGAGACAGTTCGTAAGGCCTACAGTGCCCTGAAAGcagaagaggagaagtctaatGGGAAGGGCATGTGTGTTGTACCTATGGGATTCCAGTCAATGCATCACTTCACTGAGGACAAATCCCAAGAAGAAGCAAGCCAAGTCCTTCCCGAGAAGGAGGAAAATCCACCTGAAATCCCAGAGAACTTAGTCCAGGAGGAGAATTCTTTACCCACTGCGTTTTTTGATGAACCTCCAGACACACATCAGCCCAAAGCGTCCACGGATAACCCTGCACCGCAGAATGTTGACCCGATTTTCAGCAGCTGCAATGGCCAATCCTTCCCTGGTTGGAATCATAATGACAGTAGGATGACGTGGAACTCTGGAGATTGCGATAAAGAAATTTCCCAGAGCCCGTGGGTGCTCAAGCGTAAATTAGCGGCCCTTAAATTGAACCGCAAAGCGACCGGGCAGCCGAGCGCACCCAGCTCGATGCAGAGGGTAATACGTCAGCCCTTTGGGCCGGATGGCACCAGTGGTTTTCAGTTCAGAGCGAGGCACCGGGAACAGCTCGACCTCCCTGGGAAACAGTGA